One part of the Candidatus Bathyarchaeota archaeon genome encodes these proteins:
- a CDS encoding archaeosortase/exosortase family protein, producing the protein MKWARFNKLWFQLALLILIITPILMLAVLDYGNIEGYKYRYNGEDGSFEPWSNTYFDQNFTFDLTWKGRMFYSIFAWFLVVETALSWRTVVDNKPANRKLMVASLACALIPTVFVLAVNFFGLDLTILKEGLNLGLPAINAQNEPSDFLHLQWPLSIEYTVFFFCFLAAILLAYKIKGLKTFSISLAVLGAMAVAYMLDTIYPFGVFRPLQEMTLPTAATTAALFDVLGYTVQLNYPYHLGESMLPQLTVGLGSNTTSVAIAWACAGVYSLLLYVLIILLFFKRSSITAFRKAMYFFIGLFGTFMANVLRIYIIIIIRLNDGVDAGMVFHNTYGELFGFSFIFGFILVIVCIERFSLIERTLVGVNWVGSSLKREKPTPSQQEMEAD; encoded by the coding sequence ATGAAGTGGGCAAGGTTCAACAAACTCTGGTTCCAACTCGCTCTGCTTATACTGATCATCACGCCCATTCTTATGCTTGCAGTTCTAGACTACGGTAACATCGAAGGCTACAAGTACCGCTATAACGGCGAGGATGGCTCTTTTGAACCCTGGAGCAACACGTACTTTGATCAAAACTTCACTTTCGACCTCACATGGAAAGGCAGAATGTTCTACTCCATATTCGCATGGTTTTTGGTTGTTGAAACCGCTTTAAGCTGGCGAACCGTTGTTGACAATAAACCGGCAAACCGCAAATTAATGGTTGCTTCGCTTGCCTGCGCGTTGATTCCCACGGTCTTCGTTTTAGCAGTTAACTTCTTCGGTTTAGATTTAACGATACTTAAAGAGGGCCTCAACTTAGGGCTGCCTGCAATCAACGCTCAAAATGAACCCTCTGATTTTCTGCACCTGCAGTGGCCGCTTTCAATCGAATACACCGTTTTCTTCTTCTGCTTCTTAGCAGCCATTCTTTTAGCCTACAAAATAAAGGGTTTGAAGACCTTCAGCATTTCGCTGGCTGTCTTGGGCGCTATGGCGGTAGCCTATATGCTTGATACAATCTACCCCTTCGGTGTATTCCGTCCCCTCCAAGAAATGACTCTTCCCACAGCAGCTACAACTGCGGCGCTCTTTGACGTTTTAGGCTACACTGTTCAACTAAATTATCCCTATCACCTCGGCGAGTCAATGCTTCCACAATTAACCGTTGGATTAGGCAGCAATACCACCAGTGTCGCGATAGCCTGGGCATGCGCGGGAGTCTACAGCCTGCTCCTCTACGTTTTGATAATTCTGCTTTTCTTCAAGCGCTCCAGCATTACAGCATTTAGAAAAGCGATGTACTTCTTTATCGGGTTATTTGGAACCTTCATGGCTAACGTGCTGCGGATATACATTATTATAATCATCAGGCTAAACGATGGAGTCGATGCGGGAATGGTGTTCCATAACACCTACGGTGAGCTTTTCGGGTTCTCCTTCATCTTTGGCTTCATCTTGGTGATTGTCTGCATAGAAAGGTTCTCTTTAATCGAAAGAACCCTAGTAGGCGTCAACTGGGTGGGTTCAAGCCTGAAAAGAGAGAAGCCCACGCCATCACAGCAAGAAATGGAAGCTGACTAA
- a CDS encoding DUF2807 domain-containing protein, giving the protein MGYCWKCGSKLDEGMAYCPKCGAQVKTPSANASQPPRHESRPIGWVFGIAVVAVLAAVVVIFVALIAVGVLPILTGPFNESPSGNLQTQQMDLSGFYAVDAGYGFDVTIKQGSNYSVSVTTNENMMQYIDAKVVGQTLQIGVSGIHWPSTLKAEITMPDLTAVSLSGGAKANVSGFNLTHNLNVDLSGGSRVTMTGQATALTAEGSGGSNLMLQNLMVNGAAVDLSGGSQGTVYVDGELNANLSGGSHLSYRGNTVLGNINTSGGASATKVP; this is encoded by the coding sequence ATGGGTTATTGCTGGAAATGCGGAAGCAAACTCGACGAGGGCATGGCTTATTGCCCAAAATGCGGCGCCCAAGTCAAAACGCCAAGCGCCAACGCTTCTCAGCCGCCTCGACATGAGAGCCGCCCAATCGGATGGGTCTTCGGCATCGCTGTGGTGGCGGTGTTAGCGGCGGTAGTTGTTATCTTTGTTGCCCTGATCGCTGTGGGGGTTTTGCCCATTCTGACGGGGCCATTCAACGAAAGCCCATCGGGTAACCTGCAGACCCAGCAGATGGACCTCAGCGGCTTCTACGCGGTTGATGCAGGCTACGGGTTTGACGTAACAATCAAGCAGGGCAGCAACTACAGCGTCAGCGTAACCACAAACGAGAACATGATGCAGTATATCGACGCCAAGGTAGTTGGGCAGACCCTGCAAATCGGAGTCTCAGGCATCCATTGGCCCTCCACGCTTAAAGCAGAAATAACCATGCCTGACTTAACTGCGGTGTCGCTGTCAGGCGGAGCAAAAGCCAACGTTTCCGGCTTCAATTTAACCCACAATTTGAATGTTGACCTCTCCGGCGGCAGCAGAGTCACCATGACGGGGCAAGCCACAGCACTTACCGCAGAGGGTTCAGGCGGCTCGAATCTGATGCTGCAGAACTTGATGGTTAATGGTGCAGCCGTGGATTTGAGTGGGGGAAGCCAGGGAACAGTGTATGTTGATGGAGAATTGAATGCGAATTTGAGCGGCGGCTCCCACCTGTCCTATCGGGGCAACACCGTCTTGGGTAACATTAACACCTCCGGCGGCGCATCCGCAACCAAAGTACCATAA
- a CDS encoding helix-turn-helix domain-containing protein has product MDKKMLLQDDGTTQQIKEISIIQDSQKLKNILGELSWKILSLLNQKEMYPLEIAKRLGMHEQKIYYHIRKLAKAGVIVVTREDKKKGATAKYYKPVSPAFGIEFPEGYKPIQNLCMESIAPQLQGFFKEFISNGVFDGKIVVGSPMPHGPFKTSARDGHYAAHLALFLGQFAKMPSEFAVKLDVDVKAEKEEKNNLILVGGPGTNFLTQEINEYLPIKFNMQSSPQGFLLGGLSSKKTGQVYLSDMSGLVAKIVNPWDSSKCIVVLAGNKAVGTKACVIALTNFYAKTLEKYHGEDTFAAAITGFDLDGDGKVDSIEVRE; this is encoded by the coding sequence ATGGACAAAAAAATGCTCCTCCAAGACGACGGCACAACACAGCAAATCAAAGAAATCAGCATCATCCAAGACTCCCAAAAACTCAAAAACATACTCGGCGAACTCAGCTGGAAAATCCTCAGCCTCCTCAACCAAAAAGAAATGTACCCCCTCGAAATCGCCAAGCGCCTAGGCATGCATGAACAGAAAATCTACTACCACATCCGCAAACTCGCCAAAGCCGGCGTCATCGTGGTAACGCGGGAAGATAAAAAGAAAGGCGCCACCGCCAAATACTACAAACCCGTCTCCCCAGCGTTCGGCATAGAGTTCCCCGAGGGCTACAAACCCATACAGAACCTCTGCATGGAAAGCATAGCTCCGCAGCTACAGGGCTTCTTTAAAGAATTCATCAGCAACGGCGTCTTCGACGGCAAAATCGTGGTAGGCAGCCCCATGCCGCATGGCCCCTTCAAAACCAGCGCCCGAGACGGCCACTACGCCGCGCACCTCGCCTTGTTTTTGGGGCAATTCGCCAAGATGCCCAGTGAATTCGCGGTGAAGCTCGACGTGGATGTGAAGGCGGAGAAGGAAGAAAAAAACAACCTTATCTTAGTCGGCGGCCCAGGCACCAACTTTCTAACTCAGGAAATAAACGAATACTTACCCATCAAATTCAACATGCAGTCTTCGCCCCAGGGCTTCCTTTTGGGGGGGTTATCGTCGAAAAAGACCGGGCAGGTTTACTTATCCGACATGTCGGGGTTGGTGGCGAAAATCGTTAACCCCTGGGACAGCAGCAAATGCATCGTGGTCTTAGCAGGCAACAAGGCGGTGGGAACCAAAGCCTGCGTAATTGCGCTGACGAATTTCTACGCGAAAACCCTTGAGAAGTACCATGGCGAAGACACGTTTGCGGCGGCTATCACCGGATTCGATTTAGACGGCGACGGCAAAGTAGACTCCATCGAGGTCCGAGAGTAA
- a CDS encoding glycosyltransferase family 2 protein codes for MMDPKFEQVIAAPSISGERIALIMPVYNEADTIRHTVREIHEKIESKMGNVDTWVFEDGSTDGTKNVLRELKREFSGLHAEMTPARKGYPRAMRDAFLNISGADYDYVVAVDSDGQYEPDDFFKLWSIMQRDSPDIVMGRRMARREPPYRKLLSRGLQLLERVMFPVKCKDVTSVMRLMKVDLAHEICGEIKYSPYNFWLEFTARMSMNGYRIVEIPITYRDRAGGSRVYSVKKMPKVILSEFRALRAVRREQKSKA; via the coding sequence ATGATGGACCCCAAATTTGAACAAGTCATTGCTGCTCCTTCAATCTCCGGTGAACGAATAGCGTTAATTATGCCCGTGTATAACGAAGCCGACACCATCAGGCACACGGTGAGAGAAATCCATGAGAAAATCGAGTCAAAAATGGGCAACGTGGACACCTGGGTTTTTGAGGACGGCAGCACAGACGGCACCAAAAATGTGCTCAGAGAACTGAAACGGGAATTTAGTGGACTGCATGCAGAGATGACACCTGCCCGAAAGGGTTACCCCCGGGCAATGCGGGATGCATTCCTAAACATAAGCGGGGCCGACTATGATTATGTCGTGGCGGTTGACTCTGACGGTCAGTATGAGCCAGATGATTTCTTTAAGCTGTGGAGCATCATGCAGCGGGACTCCCCCGATATAGTTATGGGTAGACGTATGGCGAGGCGGGAGCCGCCCTACCGCAAGTTGCTTTCGCGGGGGCTACAGTTGCTGGAGAGAGTAATGTTTCCAGTCAAATGCAAAGACGTTACAAGCGTGATGCGGCTGATGAAGGTTGATTTAGCCCATGAAATCTGCGGGGAAATCAAATATTCACCCTACAATTTTTGGCTAGAATTCACAGCGCGCATGTCAATGAATGGCTACCGAATAGTCGAAATCCCCATTACTTACCGAGACCGAGCGGGAGGAAGCCGAGTTTACAGTGTTAAGAAAATGCCCAAGGTGATCCTCTCGGAGTTTCGCGCATTGCGTGCGGTGCGCAGGGAACAAAAAAGTAAAGCTTAG
- a CDS encoding winged helix-turn-helix transcriptional regulator, giving the protein MIRLNQKTAFALLLALLACSVCFTAAASSPTAFPLPGAEHPGQLQLSASIPLIVGAGLQGNTSNPLEQPTRSQIYCYILQNPGVHFRGITGGLGLSVGVVQYHLYVLEHAGLVCSITDGQSKRYFERATYKETDVQLVSLMRHSTVAQILHILAQNGPTLHRDIADSLGVTSQALTYQMNQLKEAGLVTAEKVGVNVRYSLASDGMGRAILDLCGQLKI; this is encoded by the coding sequence TTGATTCGCTTGAACCAAAAAACAGCCTTCGCATTACTGCTTGCGCTGCTTGCATGCTCAGTCTGCTTCACAGCGGCAGCCTCCAGCCCCACCGCTTTTCCCCTCCCCGGGGCAGAGCATCCAGGGCAACTGCAGCTTTCAGCGTCGATTCCTTTAATCGTCGGCGCAGGCTTGCAGGGCAACACATCAAATCCCCTTGAGCAGCCGACCCGAAGCCAAATCTATTGTTACATCCTACAGAACCCCGGCGTGCATTTCCGTGGAATCACAGGCGGTTTGGGGTTGTCAGTGGGGGTGGTGCAGTATCATCTCTATGTGCTGGAGCATGCCGGCTTAGTCTGCAGCATAACCGATGGGCAGAGCAAACGGTACTTTGAACGTGCCACCTACAAAGAAACCGACGTGCAGCTTGTGTCCCTGATGCGCCATAGCACCGTCGCCCAGATCCTGCATATTTTAGCCCAAAACGGGCCCACCCTGCACCGCGACATCGCCGATAGCCTCGGCGTCACATCGCAGGCGCTAACATATCAGATGAACCAGCTTAAAGAGGCGGGGCTGGTGACCGCGGAGAAAGTGGGCGTTAACGTCCGCTACAGCCTAGCCAGCGACGGTATGGGGCGGGCAATCCTTGATTTATGCGGTCAACTTAAGATTTAG
- a CDS encoding ArsR family transcriptional regulator, which translates to MEIERLFYELASESRLSILEALKEKDCKMNDLSRNLDLSTTETFRQLQRLSEASLARKQPEGTYAITEYGKLVLGFSSPLGFLLKNKQFFLTHDVQCLPAKFIMRLEILSQATFLSGMVESTTKISNMIGQAKYFMWAISPEPLFQSLEDISKEIPKGAQYRVMSPQPYMKLPNIENRTLSEPPLILALTEKQAAVCFRLIDGKVDYTCFFGEASGFHEWVKDLFCYFWDRGNRV; encoded by the coding sequence TTGGAGATTGAACGATTATTCTATGAGCTTGCCAGCGAAAGCAGACTAAGCATCCTTGAGGCGCTAAAAGAGAAAGACTGCAAAATGAATGACCTCTCACGCAACCTTGACTTATCCACCACCGAAACCTTCCGGCAGCTACAGCGCCTCAGCGAAGCCTCCCTGGCCAGAAAGCAGCCTGAAGGCACCTACGCCATCACCGAATACGGCAAACTCGTATTGGGGTTTTCTTCGCCGCTGGGTTTTCTGCTCAAAAACAAACAGTTCTTCTTAACCCATGACGTGCAATGCTTGCCGGCTAAGTTCATTATGCGTTTAGAGATTCTTTCGCAGGCAACTTTTCTCTCAGGGATGGTTGAAAGCACCACAAAAATCTCCAACATGATTGGTCAGGCAAAATATTTCATGTGGGCTATCTCGCCGGAGCCGCTCTTCCAGTCTCTTGAGGACATATCCAAAGAGATCCCCAAGGGCGCCCAATACCGCGTTATGTCACCGCAGCCCTACATGAAGCTTCCCAACATCGAGAACCGAACCCTTTCCGAGCCGCCCCTGATTTTGGCGCTCACCGAGAAGCAGGCAGCGGTGTGTTTTCGGCTTATAGACGGAAAAGTGGATTACACATGCTTTTTTGGGGAAGCCTCTGGGTTTCATGAGTGGGTTAAGGATTTGTTCTGTTACTTTTGGGATCGGGGAAACCGTGTTTGA
- the glmS gene encoding glutamine--fructose-6-phosphate transaminase (isomerizing) yields MCGIFGCVLKEGNAAPLIHSSLKRLEYRGYDSVGIATQSGGKIFIKKDQGKIDEVHKILDLDDLPGGIGIGHTRWATHGAPLKVNSHPHLDCTGEIVVVHNGIIENFIELKAELQNLGHTFVSKTDTEVMAHLIEETLKQNPKLSFEQAVLESLKRIDGSYAFAILSTREPGKIICARNESPLVLGINHKGVFCASDIPAFLEVTNKAVLINNGELVTLTGEGYEIKRICDGAVVTRDPITVEWTAEMAVKQGYPHFMIKEIHEQPETLRNTLRIQDHYLDLLSTFLDRANEVFLVACGTSYHACLAASYMFSKLAFLPTYPVYASEFLEQHGKSVNIDSTILAVSQSGETADTIAAVSCAQQRAATVLSLTNVIGSTLTRISRVYIGTQAGPEIGVAATKTFTSQLSVLAQLALKLAKKRGKVSQDEIDSLEESLQKLPDMTDVIVSTQEEKIKQIAKKYVNSKVFFFLGRGISTATAFEGRLKLMEIAYIPSIAFPAGESKHGPISLIEDGFPVVFVCPRDDTHRTVIGNIMEMKARGAHIIAITEEGDREIQDLSDDFIEVPKGIPAVLSPIPYAVPLQLLAYYTALEKGFNPDMPRNLAKSVTVK; encoded by the coding sequence ATGTGCGGAATATTTGGATGTGTTCTAAAAGAAGGCAACGCAGCCCCCCTTATTCATTCTTCTCTTAAACGGCTCGAATACCGCGGCTACGACTCCGTCGGCATCGCCACCCAAAGCGGCGGCAAAATCTTCATAAAAAAAGACCAGGGCAAAATCGATGAAGTCCACAAAATCCTCGACCTCGACGACTTACCCGGCGGCATAGGCATCGGACACACCCGCTGGGCAACCCATGGCGCACCCCTCAAAGTCAACAGCCACCCCCACCTTGACTGCACCGGCGAAATCGTCGTCGTCCACAACGGCATCATCGAGAACTTCATCGAGCTGAAAGCGGAACTCCAAAACCTCGGCCACACATTTGTCTCCAAAACCGACACGGAAGTTATGGCGCACCTCATCGAGGAAACCCTAAAGCAAAACCCCAAACTGTCCTTCGAGCAAGCCGTGCTTGAGAGCCTCAAACGCATCGATGGCTCCTACGCGTTTGCCATCCTATCGACTCGGGAACCTGGCAAAATTATCTGTGCCCGAAACGAAAGCCCCCTGGTGCTGGGCATTAACCACAAAGGCGTTTTCTGCGCCTCCGATATCCCGGCGTTTTTGGAGGTCACCAACAAAGCCGTCTTGATTAACAACGGCGAACTCGTCACCTTAACTGGCGAAGGCTACGAAATCAAACGGATCTGCGACGGCGCCGTCGTCACCCGTGACCCCATCACTGTCGAGTGGACTGCGGAGATGGCGGTTAAGCAGGGGTATCCGCATTTCATGATTAAGGAAATCCATGAGCAACCCGAAACGCTGCGCAACACCCTGCGTATTCAGGATCATTATCTGGATTTGCTCTCGACTTTTCTGGACCGCGCCAACGAAGTGTTCCTGGTTGCCTGCGGAACCAGCTACCACGCCTGCCTCGCAGCCTCCTACATGTTCAGCAAGCTGGCGTTTCTACCCACCTACCCCGTGTATGCCTCGGAGTTTTTGGAGCAGCATGGCAAATCCGTCAACATAGACAGCACCATCCTCGCCGTAAGCCAATCAGGCGAAACCGCCGACACCATAGCCGCGGTATCCTGCGCGCAGCAGCGTGCGGCAACCGTGCTGAGCTTAACCAACGTTATCGGATCCACGCTGACCCGCATCAGCCGAGTCTACATCGGCACGCAGGCGGGACCCGAAATTGGGGTTGCGGCAACAAAAACCTTCACCTCTCAGCTTTCAGTTCTGGCTCAGTTGGCGTTGAAGTTGGCTAAGAAAAGAGGCAAAGTTTCCCAGGATGAAATCGATAGCCTCGAAGAGAGCCTGCAAAAACTACCTGACATGACCGATGTCATCGTGAGTACGCAGGAAGAAAAAATCAAGCAGATCGCCAAGAAATACGTGAACAGCAAAGTCTTCTTTTTCTTGGGCAGAGGCATCAGCACCGCCACCGCCTTTGAGGGCAGACTAAAACTCATGGAAATCGCCTACATCCCCAGCATCGCGTTCCCCGCGGGCGAAAGCAAGCATGGCCCCATCAGCCTCATAGAAGACGGCTTCCCCGTCGTGTTCGTCTGTCCTCGAGATGATACGCATAGAACCGTCATCGGCAACATCATGGAGATGAAAGCAAGAGGCGCCCACATCATCGCCATAACCGAGGAAGGCGACCGGGAAATCCAGGATTTATCCGACGACTTCATCGAGGTCCCCAAAGGCATCCCCGCGGTGCTCTCACCCATCCCCTATGCGGTGCCCCTGCAGCTACTCGCGTACTATACGGCGCTGGAGAAGGGCTTCAACCCAGATATGCCCCGCAACCTAGCAAAATCGGTTACCGTCAAGTAA
- a CDS encoding metalloregulator ArsR/SmtB family transcription factor — MPEKLDLTLYEMQAQVSKTLAHPLRLAALHYLRDGEKTVNQLVEYTGANQSNLSQHLAILRQGGIVKTRKKASNIYYRVASPKISQACDMLREVLKEQLNQRNELANKYP, encoded by the coding sequence GTGCCCGAAAAACTTGATTTGACCCTCTACGAGATGCAGGCGCAGGTCTCCAAAACCCTTGCTCATCCACTCAGACTCGCCGCGCTACATTACCTTAGAGACGGCGAAAAAACAGTCAATCAACTCGTCGAATACACGGGCGCCAACCAATCTAACCTCTCCCAGCATCTGGCTATCCTGCGGCAGGGCGGCATCGTTAAAACCCGCAAAAAAGCCTCAAACATCTACTACCGCGTCGCCAGCCCAAAAATCAGCCAAGCCTGCGACATGCTCCGAGAAGTCCTAAAAGAGCAGCTTAACCAAAGAAACGAGTTGGCAAACAAATATCCCTAG
- the fen gene encoding flap endonuclease-1 — MGVNFKDLIPKTPVKLEDLSGKIIAIDAYNAIYQFLSIIRQPDGTPLKNSKDQITSHLSGLFYRTTNLVELGIKPVYVFDGKAPDLKAKEVERRHQIKAQATVQYAKAQASGDTEKMRMYASMATTMKPYMVPDSKRLLELMGLPWIAAPSEGEAQAAYMNRKGDANYCASQDYDSLLFGAPKLLRNVTISGRRRRGKAFIEVVPEIVELKKALGECELTYEQLIDVGILIGTDFNPDGIEGIGPKTALKLIRAHGTLENALPSIKNASFPCEPQLIRQEFLHPKVTDDYKLEWRAPDEAGLVEFMSVEKEFGEERVKKAVERMTAGSKKAKGKVSLEKWFG; from the coding sequence TTGGGCGTAAACTTCAAGGACCTTATCCCGAAAACCCCCGTTAAACTCGAAGACCTCTCAGGCAAAATTATAGCCATAGACGCCTACAACGCCATCTACCAGTTCCTCAGCATCATCCGCCAACCCGACGGCACCCCCCTCAAGAACAGCAAAGACCAAATCACCAGCCACCTCAGCGGCCTCTTCTACCGCACCACCAACCTCGTTGAATTGGGCATAAAACCAGTCTATGTTTTCGACGGCAAAGCCCCTGACCTTAAAGCCAAAGAGGTTGAGCGGCGCCACCAAATCAAAGCCCAAGCCACCGTCCAGTACGCTAAGGCGCAGGCAAGCGGCGACACAGAAAAGATGCGTATGTACGCTTCTATGGCGACAACCATGAAGCCCTACATGGTGCCGGATAGCAAGCGGCTTTTGGAGCTTATGGGGCTGCCCTGGATAGCGGCGCCCAGCGAAGGCGAAGCGCAGGCGGCGTACATGAACCGCAAGGGCGACGCGAACTATTGCGCCAGCCAAGACTACGACAGCCTGCTCTTCGGCGCGCCTAAGCTGCTGCGTAACGTCACCATTTCGGGGCGGCGGCGACGCGGCAAAGCCTTCATCGAAGTGGTGCCTGAAATCGTTGAGCTCAAGAAAGCGCTGGGTGAATGCGAGTTAACCTATGAGCAACTCATCGACGTCGGCATATTAATCGGCACCGACTTTAACCCCGACGGCATCGAGGGCATCGGACCCAAAACCGCCCTCAAACTCATCCGCGCCCATGGCACCCTCGAAAACGCGTTGCCCTCCATCAAAAACGCCTCTTTCCCCTGCGAACCCCAGCTAATCCGACAGGAGTTCCTGCATCCCAAAGTCACCGACGACTACAAGCTTGAATGGCGCGCACCCGACGAGGCAGGGCTGGTCGAGTTTATGTCGGTGGAGAAGGAGTTCGGGGAGGAACGCGTCAAGAAGGCGGTGGAGCGGATGACGGCGGGCAGCAAGAAGGCGAAGGGTAAGGTTTCACTGGAAAAATGGTTCGGCTGA